A single Watersipora subatra chromosome 7, tzWatSuba1.1, whole genome shotgun sequence DNA region contains:
- the LOC137400648 gene encoding cytochrome P450 2B5-like yields MKAYGPGIADLEYVMQETIKDMIDDIHQKDSHVIDAAELSTGYVCCVIASMMFGEKYSYDDEVCQKINEMSERLVEGTVPLSSGAVLDALPFLFHFKFLFRDTHRKLEVARGVVNDFIKTRIDEAKVVICLNRFTIQALGLETSGRSLRQIFLDLLHDPTLQKRLQAEIDSQFELTHTITLKDKDKLPQVESYVLEHFRYLTQLPFLVPHMTIRDTAVSGYKVPANTFVLMNSYYIAHNPEAYEDPFTVKPDRFLDATGQLVDRDHPLRQNFLGFGSGRRGCPGEVLAKSRIFLFLANILQNFTVKLAGELPSRDVRKYPMSLLLTPPSVKVQFIRRQ; encoded by the exons ATGAAAGCCTATGGACCAGGCATTGCAGATCTGGAATATGTCATGCAAGAAACAATAAAAGATATGATTGATGACATTCACCAAAAAGATAGTCATGTGATAGATGCGGCAGAGCTGAGCACAGGCTATGTGTGTTGTGTTATTGCTTCTATG ATGTTTGGTGAGAAATATTCCTACGACGATGAAGTCTGCCAAAAGATTAATGAAATGAGTGAGAGACTAGTCGAAGGAACAGTTCCCTTGTCGAGTGGGGCGGTCCTGGATGCCCTCCCGTTTCTCTTTCATTTCAAGTTCTTGTTTCGAGACACCCATAGAAAGCTGGAAGTAGCGAGGGGAGTCGTTAATGACTTCATAAAAACACGAATAGATGAAGCAAAG GTAGTAATTTGTCTCAACAGGTTCACGATACAAGCTTTAG GTTTGGAGACGAGTGGGCGGAGCTTACGTCAAATTTTTTTGGACCTTCTGCATGATCCAACATTACAAAAAAGGTTACAAGCGGAGATTGACAGCCAGTTTGAACTAACTCACACAATCACTCTCAAGGACAA AGACAAGCTGCCACAGGTGGAGTCATATGTTCTTGAACACTTCAGATACTTGACTCAGCTGCCATTTCTGGTTCCACACATGACCATACGAGATACCGCAGTGTCAGGATATAAG GTTCCAGCCAATACTTTTGTTCTGATGAATTCCTACTATATAGCTCACAATCCTGAGGCTTATGAGGATCCTTTTACTGTCAAACCTGACAGGTTTCTAGATGCAACTGGGCAATTGGTGGATCGCGACCATCCTTTGCGACAAAA CTTCTTAGGTTTCGGATCTGGAAGAAGAGGTTGTCCAGGTGAAGTGTTGGCTAAGTCAAGGATATTTCTCTTTTTGGCCAATATTCTACAGAACTTTACGGTAAAGTTGGCTGGTGAACTACCAAGTCGGGATGTTAGAAAGTACCCGATGTCACTCCTTCTGACACCACCGTCTGTGAAAGTCCAATTTATTCGGCGACAATAA